The Vibrio sp. 16 genome segment GATTCTACGTAACAAAGTATGTCATTAGTATTTACGATTTATTCAATAATTAGATTTTCTCAGTAATGGAATGATTTACAGGTTAGTTTTTTTCATTCGTTGACGAACAGATTTTAGACTATATTCCGCGTGTACTAATCTTGTTGTTAACTTTGCTGTGGACATCCTTTAATGCAAACCTTCGAAATCGCTATTTTTCTGCAGTTTTTTCTCGGCTTAGTCGCTGCCGTGAACCCCGTCGGTATCATGCCGGTGTTCGTGTCACTGACTGGCCATATGACTCAAGAAGAAAAGCATAAAACGGCAGTGACGGCCAATGTCGCGGTCGCCATCATACTTGTTGTTTCCTTGCTTGCTGGCCAAATGCTTTTGGATATGTTCAGTATCTCGCTCGATTCATTCCGCGTTGCGGGCGGTTTGCTGCTTTTGAGTATTGCGTTCTCAATGATGAGCGGTAAGTTGGGTGAGGATAAGCAAAACAAACAAGAGAAATCAGAGTACGTTAGTCGAGAGCAGATTGGCGTAGTGCCCCTCGCGATGCCGTTGATGGCAGGTCCAGGTGCGATTAGCTCAACCATTGTTTATGGTTCTCGCTACCCGAGCATGTTTGATACCGCTGGCATCATCGTTACTATCGTTTTATTTGCGCTCTCGACTTGGTTGTTGTTTCGTTCCGCTCCCTTGATCGTTCGATTCCTTGGCCAAACTGGGATCAACGTGATCACTCGTATAATGGGGTTGATTCTGGGCGCACTGGGCATTGAGTTCATCGCAAATGGTCTGCGCAACCTATTCCCTGGGTTGGCGTAAGCGCTAAAATTAGCCTGACTTAAATAAACTCGGTATGATGGAGAGATGGAATTTTTGGTCGCTCTATCATGCCGCGTAACTCACTCAGACATCACCTATACATCATTATTTTTGGTTCGCACACAAAAGCAGGTCGCGCGTTTGACTTAGCTTTAATCGTCGCGATTGTCTCTTCACTGATCGTATTGTTACTGGAATCGATCCCTTCGATTCGCTCGGTATGGGGCGCACAGCTCAAGTATCTTGAGTACACGTTTA includes the following:
- a CDS encoding YchE family NAAT transporter, whose translation is MQTFEIAIFLQFFLGLVAAVNPVGIMPVFVSLTGHMTQEEKHKTAVTANVAVAIILVVSLLAGQMLLDMFSISLDSFRVAGGLLLLSIAFSMMSGKLGEDKQNKQEKSEYVSREQIGVVPLAMPLMAGPGAISSTIVYGSRYPSMFDTAGIIVTIVLFALSTWLLFRSAPLIVRFLGQTGINVITRIMGLILGALGIEFIANGLRNLFPGLA